Proteins encoded in a region of the Chryseobacterium piperi genome:
- a CDS encoding GLPGLI family protein, producing MKKIYCGILLLNFLVFFAQKISFKSDIQIIYDLEFRSDSTQAVKSNETLCLYIGEKRSVFQAEKKYKVDSIVASQKVTILPSKPMFRVNNVIFKNLKKSQLTFSEAIDKIVFGYEEPLDMKWKLGTDKKTILTYECYKAETTFRGRNYTVWYTKDIAIPDGPYKFAGLPGLILEVYDDKDNFHYKLLQIINRPKEILYNTNIRLVDRKKLLESKISHAQKDLKTVIRFNPIEKTVNL from the coding sequence TCTTTTAAATCGGATATACAAATTATTTATGATTTAGAATTTAGGTCAGATTCGACACAAGCTGTAAAAAGTAATGAAACGCTGTGTTTGTATATTGGTGAAAAGCGATCTGTTTTTCAGGCCGAAAAGAAATATAAAGTAGATTCCATAGTTGCCAGTCAAAAAGTTACGATACTCCCTTCCAAACCTATGTTTAGGGTTAATAATGTAATCTTTAAAAATTTAAAAAAATCACAGCTTACTTTTAGTGAAGCAATAGATAAGATTGTTTTTGGTTATGAGGAGCCGCTGGATATGAAGTGGAAGTTAGGAACTGATAAAAAAACGATTTTGACTTACGAATGTTATAAGGCTGAAACTACATTTCGTGGAAGAAACTATACGGTTTGGTATACCAAGGATATTGCAATCCCTGATGGTCCCTATAAGTTTGCCGGCTTACCGGGGTTAATTCTGGAAGTATATGATGATAAAGATAATTTTCATTATAAATTATTACAAATAATCAATCGTCCGAAAGAAATTTTATACAATACGAATATCCGTTTAGTAGATAGAAAAAAATTGTTAGAATCTAAAATTAGCCACGCTCAGAAAGATTTAAAAACTGTAATTAGATTCAACCCTATTGAAAAGACAGTTAATTTATAA
- the htpG gene encoding molecular chaperone HtpG — MTKGNINVSVENIFPLIKKFLYSDHEIFLRELISNATDATLKLKHLTSIGEAKVEYGNPKIEVQVNKDEKTIRIIDQGIGMTAEEVEKYINQVAFSGAEEFLEKYKDSAKDSGIIGHFGLGFYSAFMVAEKVEILTKSYREGSTAVRWTCDGSPQFTLEEADKTDRGTEIILHIAEDSTEFLEESKIRELLLKYNKFMPVPIKFGTKTHTLPLPEDAPEGTVAETEEIDNIINNPDPAWTIAPSDLTSEDYIKFYHELYPMQFEEPLFNIHLNVDYPFNLTGILFFPKLGNNLNIEKDKIQLYQNQVFVTDEVKGIVPDFLMLLRGVIDSPDIPLNVSRSYLQADGAVKKISSYITKKVADKMASLINENREDFEKKWNDIKIVIEYGMISEEKFYEKSDKFALYPTVDGKYFLWNELTDKIKPTQTDKDGNLIILYASNADEQHSYIQSAKEKGYEVLLLDSPIIPHVIQKLEGSKEKISFVRVDADHVNNLIKKDEPVISKLNDTEKESLKKNVEETINDTKFTVQLEDLDSNDAPFTITQPEFMRRMKDMQATGGGGMFGMGSFPEMYNLVVNSNSEFANQILKTDNTEEKESLIKYALDLAKLSQNLLKGKDLTDFIQRSYKQLEK, encoded by the coding sequence ATGACTAAAGGAAATATTAATGTTTCTGTGGAAAATATTTTTCCACTTATCAAAAAGTTTCTTTACAGTGATCACGAAATATTTTTAAGAGAATTAATTTCAAATGCCACTGATGCCACTTTAAAATTAAAACACTTAACAAGTATTGGTGAGGCAAAAGTAGAGTACGGAAATCCTAAGATCGAAGTACAGGTTAATAAAGATGAGAAAACTATCCGCATCATTGACCAAGGAATCGGGATGACTGCAGAAGAGGTTGAAAAATATATTAACCAGGTCGCTTTTTCCGGAGCTGAAGAGTTCTTGGAAAAATATAAAGATTCGGCAAAAGATTCAGGGATTATCGGACATTTCGGATTAGGATTTTATTCCGCATTTATGGTTGCCGAAAAAGTGGAAATCCTTACCAAATCTTATCGTGAAGGATCCACTGCTGTTCGCTGGACATGTGATGGAAGTCCACAGTTTACCCTGGAAGAAGCAGATAAAACTGATAGAGGAACTGAAATCATTCTTCATATTGCTGAAGATTCTACAGAGTTCCTGGAAGAATCAAAAATTAGAGAATTACTTTTAAAGTATAATAAATTTATGCCTGTTCCGATTAAATTCGGAACCAAAACTCATACTCTTCCATTGCCGGAAGACGCACCGGAAGGTACTGTTGCAGAAACGGAAGAAATAGATAACATCATCAATAATCCGGATCCGGCATGGACTATTGCACCAAGCGATCTTACCAGTGAGGATTATATAAAGTTCTATCATGAGCTGTATCCTATGCAGTTTGAAGAGCCTTTATTTAATATTCACCTGAATGTAGATTATCCATTTAATCTTACGGGGATTTTATTCTTCCCTAAACTGGGTAACAATCTGAATATCGAAAAAGATAAAATTCAGCTTTATCAAAATCAGGTATTTGTGACGGATGAAGTCAAAGGAATCGTACCTGATTTCCTTATGCTTCTTCGAGGTGTAATTGATTCTCCGGACATCCCGCTGAATGTTTCCCGTTCTTACTTACAGGCAGATGGTGCAGTAAAGAAAATATCTTCTTACATCACCAAAAAAGTAGCAGATAAAATGGCTTCACTGATCAATGAGAATCGTGAAGATTTTGAGAAAAAGTGGAATGATATCAAAATTGTCATTGAGTACGGAATGATTTCCGAAGAGAAGTTCTATGAAAAATCAGACAAGTTTGCTTTATACCCTACTGTTGACGGAAAATACTTCTTATGGAATGAGTTGACAGACAAAATCAAGCCAACACAGACAGATAAAGACGGTAACCTGATCATTCTTTATGCATCTAATGCTGACGAGCAGCACAGCTATATCCAGTCTGCAAAAGAGAAAGGCTATGAAGTTCTTCTTTTAGATTCTCCTATTATTCCTCATGTGATCCAAAAACTGGAAGGTTCTAAAGAGAAAATCTCTTTCGTAAGAGTAGATGCAGATCATGTTAACAACCTGATTAAAAAGGATGAGCCTGTCATTTCTAAGCTAAATGACACTGAAAAGGAATCATTAAAAAAGAACGTAGAGGAAACCATTAATGATACTAAATTTACTGTACAGCTTGAAGACCTGGACAGCAACGATGCTCCGTTTACAATCACACAGCCAGAGTTCATGCGTAGAATGAAAGATATGCAGGCTACCGGCGGAGGCGGAATGTTTGGAATGGGAAGCTTCCCTGAAATGTATAATTTGGTAGTCAACTCCAATAGTGAATTTGCGAACCAAATTTTAAAAACAGACAATACAGAAGAAAAAGAAAGCCTTATCAAATATGCTTTGGATCTGGCTAAGCTTTCTCAGAACCTACTGAAAGGAAAAGACCTTACTGATTTTATTCAAAGAAGCTACAAACAGCTTGAAAAATAA